A part of Setaria viridis chromosome 8, Setaria_viridis_v4.0, whole genome shotgun sequence genomic DNA contains:
- the LOC140220305 gene encoding protein ALP1-like, with translation MDGAERRRWLILRGASLVVVVTAWMFVRFRRRCLTRPPITYAPMSAREEQRQNNLNYIYQADDTRCVDLLRMKRAPFFQLCDLLRTRELLKDTMHCNVEEQVAIFLHVVGHNQRFRVINLSFRRSFETISRHFQEVLYAVGELRQEMIQLPSTVVHPKIVGSHRWNPYFKDCIGAIDGTHVLARVPRSIRAAFLGRKHTTTQNVLAAVDFDLRFTYILAGWEGSAHDALILNDALEREDGLRVPPSKFYLVDAGYVVRPGFLPPYRATRYHLREFGARVPQIPKELFNLRHSSLRTTVERAFGALQNRFRILDNKPFHPYKTQVKLDLACCILHNWILRFGE, from the exons ATGGATGGTGCTGAAAGACGCCGATGGCTGATTTTGAGGGGTGCATCACTTGTTGTTGTAGTCACAGCTTGGATGTTTGTTAGGTTCAGGCGCCGTTGTCTCACCAGACCACCCATCACATATGCCCCCATGAGTGCTAGAGAGGAACAGAGGCAGAACAATCTTAATTACATTTATCAAGCTGATGACACTAGGTGTGTTGACCTCCTTAGAATGAAAAGAGCACCCTTCTTCCAATTGTGTGACCTTCTCCGCACAagagagctgctgaaggacacaATGCACTGTAATGTGGAAGAGCAGGTGGCAATATTCTTGCATGTAGTTGGTCACAACCAAAGGTTTAGGGTAATCAATTTATCCTTTAGGAGGTCATTTGAAACCATTAGTAGGCACTTTCAGGAGGTCCTTTATGCTGTTGGTGAGCTTAGACAGGAGATGATCCAACTTCCCTCAACTGTTGTTCATCCCAAGATTGTGGGTAGCCATCGATGGAACCCATATTTTAAG GATTGCATAGGTGCAATTGATGGGACTCATGTTCTTGCAAGAGTTCCAAGGTCAATCAGGGCTGCCTTTCTAGGAAGGAAGCACACAACCACCCAAAATGTGCTTGCTGCAGTAGACTTTGACCTAAGGTTTACATATATTTTGGCTGGTTGGGAGGGCTCCGCTCATGATGCATTAATCTTGAATGATGCTCTTGAAAGGGAAGACGGTTTAAGGGTGCCACCAA GTAAATTTTACTTGGTAGATGCTGGATATGTAGTGAGGCCAGGCTTCCTGCCTCCATACAGAGCCACAAGATATCACTTGAGAGAGTTTGGTGCAAGGGTGCCACAGATTCCTAAAGAGCTCTTCAACCTCAGGCATTCCTCCCTTAGGACCACAGTGGAGAGGGCTTTCGGTGCTCTCCAGAATAGGTTCAGGATCTTGGACAATAAGCCTTTCCACCCATACAAGACACAAGTCAAATTGGACCTAGCTTGTTGCATCTTGCACAATTGGATCCTTAGGTTTGGAGAATGA